Proteins from one Hoplias malabaricus isolate fHopMal1 chromosome 2, fHopMal1.hap1, whole genome shotgun sequence genomic window:
- the rpl36a gene encoding large ribosomal subunit protein eL42, whose product MLYYACWPLGGAASLGALNPRSAHARPLRSCATRAAMVNVPKTRRTYCKKCKKHQLHKVTQYKKGKDSLYAQGKRRYDRKQSGYGGQTKPIFRKKAKTTKKIVLRLECVEANCRSKRMLAIKRCKHFELGGDKKRKGQVIQF is encoded by the exons ATGCTGTATTACGCATGTTGGCCGCTTGGCGGAGCTGCGTCGCTTGGTGCACTAAACCCGCGCAGTGCGCATGCGCGTCCTCTTCGTTCCTGCGCTACGAGGGCAGCCATG GTGAACGTACCGAAAACCCGCAGGACTTACTGCAAGAAATGCAAGAAGCACCAGCTTCATAAAGTCACCCAGTACAAGAAGGGCAAGGACTCTCTCTATGCCCAGG gtaAGAGGCGATACGACCGAAAGCAGAGTGGTTACGGTGGACAAACGAAGCCTATTTTCAGGAAAAAG GCTAAAACCACAAAGAAGATCGTGCTGagactggagtgtgtggaggcaAACTGCCGCTCCAAGAGGATGTTGGCCATTAAGAGATGCAAACACTTTGAGTTGGGTGGAGACAAGAAGAGAAag GGCCAGGTCATCCAGTTCTAA
- the LOC136676623 gene encoding dystrophin-related protein 2-like — protein sequence MEVCAEPAAGESVWNIARTAEAQWGSVLRRCSGRRRRLEGAVRGLEELHCSLEAIQREIQEAQGVQQAWEPLGELQLETLQDHVDAIGLFEEELVPVSEGLKCVNMLAHQLCNAGVCLTEHDTHTLHNLNTEWRLLQECTEERLRELQEALTDFGPTSQHFLSGSVQSPWERAVSANRVPYYINHSTQSTSWDHPQMIKLYQSMADLSEIRFSAYRTAMKLRRVQKALKLDYVPLSLLEAELKAETGVLRGSEVLGMLEVQDVVDLLTSLYEHTEREKGLRFQIPLCVDMCLNWLLSVYDSARVGRLSPLSLVTGLVCLCEADVKEKYRYLFRQMCGADGQCDAAHLSSLLQALMQVPRQLGEAVAFGGNNVEPSVSSCFRMVPGHLTLSEADFLDWISLEPQSVVWLPVLQRVSQSECTLHHVRCSICRRSPIRGFRYRSLKQFNVDICQSCFLSGRAWRGKALYYPIIEYYTKSTSGEKVRAFAETLKNKFRSKQYFSRHPQRGYLPVQSTVGNREEDSSSPKLPHSESNPSLGPFAGRLGEIETQNCSFFNHSLDEEHYPLHFYSPVLEPDACCPHHLKYSHTPVPLEPQHEYSNLCPDWAVSPNAEPEYSNICTDTHLHTCDTCVKQPIRKDQSQGQLQQTIAFLEQQNSLLQGEYRRLQWQQVEAEAQKPQRSPGGQRSTLQVELERRMLLLEEHKEQLETQIQQLRTLLLQAKDDSENSVSAGSSASTCSSGLRPPQLQSQPSSHPTGPCVQREIHRHNADHLQQVIEQLRLVFPSENDSATAL from the exons atgg AGGTGTGTGCGGAGCCAGCGGCAGGGGAGAGTGTGTGGAACATTGCTCGGACAGCTGAGGCTCAGTGGGGGAGTGTGTTGCGGCGCTGTAGTGGACGCAGGAGGAGGCTAGAGGGCGCTGTCAGAGGCCTGGAAGAGCTGCACTGCAGTCTGGAGGCAATACAGAGAGAAATCCAGGAGGCTCAGGGAGTCCAACAGGCCTGGGAACCACTGGGGGAGCTGCAGCTAGAAACTCTGCAGGACCATGTGGATGCTATTGgg ttgtTTGAGGAGGAGCTGGTTCCTGTGAGTGAGGGTCTAAAATGTGTCAACATGTTAGCCCACCAGCTCTGCAATGCTGGTGTATGTCTGACcgaacatgacacacacacacttcacaaccTTAACACAGAATGGAGACTACTGCag GAGTGTACCGAGGAGAGATTGCGAGAGCTTCAGGAGGCCCTGACAGATTTTGGACCCACATCCCAACACTTCCTATCAG gTTCCGTGCAGAGTCCATGGGAAAGAGCCGTATCAGCCAACAGAGTGCCCTACTATATCAA tcACAGTACTCAGAGCACTAGTTGGGACCACCCACAGATGATCAAGCTCTATCAGTCTATGG ctgATCTGAGTGAGATCAGGTTCTCCGCTTACAGAACGGCCATGAAGTTGAGACGAGTGCAAAAGGCTTTGAAAT TGGACTATGTCCCTTTGAGCCTGTTGGAGGCAGAGCTCAAGGCTGAAACAGGGGTCCTACGGGGGTCTGAGGTCCTGGGGATGTTGGAGGTGCAGGACGTTGTAGACTTGTTGACATCCTTGTACGAACACACGGAGCGGGAGAAAGGACTGAGGTTCCAGATTCCACTGTGTGTGGACATGTGTCTCAACTGGCTGCTCAGTGTGTATGACAG tgctCGAGTTGGGAGGCTGTCCCCGCTGTCCCTGGTCACTGGcctggtgtgtctgtgtgaggcTGATGTCAAAGAGAAATACAGGT acttGTTCCGGCAGATGTGTGGAGCTGATGGTCAGTGTGATGCCGCTCACCTGAGCTCTTTACTCCAGGCGCTGATGCAGGTCCCGAGGCAGCTGGGCGAGGCAGTGGCTTTCGGAGGAAACAACGTGGAGCCCAGCGTCAGCAGCTGCTTCAGGATG gttccTGGACATCTTACTCTGTCAGAAGCTGATTTTTTGGACTGGATTTCTCTAGAACCTCAGTCTGTCGTGTGGCTTCCTGTCCTTCAGCgcgtcagccaatcagaatgcacgCTGCACCACGTGCGCTGTTCAATCTGCAGACGCAGCCCCATCCGTGGTTTCAG GTATCGTAGCCTAAAGCAGTTTAACGTGGACATCTGCCAAAGCTGCTTCCTTTCGGGACGGGCAtggaggggtaaagccctctaCTACCCCATCATAGAGTACTACACTAAA agcaCATCAGGAGAGAAGGTGAGGGCTTTTGCTGAGACGCTGAAGAACAAATTTCGCTCCAAACAGTATTTCAGCAGACACCCACAGAGAGGGTATTTACCTGTCCAGTCCACTGTGGGGAACAGAGAGGAggacag ttcttcACCTAAGCTGCCGCACTCAGAGTCTAACCCCAGTCTCGGGCCATTTGCCGGCAG ACTGGGTGAAATAGAGACTCAGAATTGCTCCTTCTTCAACCACAGCCT AGACGAGGAGCATTATCCTCTTCATTTCTACAGTCCAGTTCTTGAGCCGGACGCATGCTGTCCTCACCATCTCAAATACAGCCACACTCCGGTCCCTTTAGAGCCTCAGCATGAATACAGCAACCTCTGCCCGGATTGGGCAGTTTCCCCAAATGCAGAGCCTGAGTACTCCAACATCTGCACAGACACTCATCTGCACACCTGCGACACCTGCGTGAAGCAACCAATCAGAAAGGACCAAAGTCAAGGTCAGCTTCAGCAGACCATTGCTTTCCTGGAGCAACAGAACAG CCTCCTGCAGGGGGAGTACAGGAGGCTCCAGTGGCAGCAGGTGGAGGCTGAAGCTCAGAAGCCACAGAGGTCACCTGGAGGTCAAAGATCAACCTTACAAGTCGAACTAGAGAGGCGAATGCTTCTGCTGGAGGAGCACAAGGAGCAGCTGGAGACACAAATACAGCAACTCAGAACACTGTTACTACAG GCTAAAGACGACTCTGAGAATAGTGTTTCTGCTGGAAGCTCCGCCTCTACCTGCTCATCGGGGCTCCGCCCACCACAGCTGCAAAGCCAGCCCAGCTCTCACCCAACAG GTCCATGTGTCCAACGGGAAATACATAGACACAATGCTGACCACTTGCAGCAGGTCATTGAACAACTGAGGCTGGTCTTCCCCTCAGAGAACg ACAGTGCAACAGCTCTGTAA
- the LOC136676604 gene encoding uncharacterized protein codes for MESYIFGTSELETIRAIRSIEGLSQLCEETVDATGYLNPLGFEVVPGTSAVVEPLDATYANNDQAPQTFTPCLTSSPTRSNQSVPRDIRVPVPQGKRGSFGSGGAQTSRSSSGKRLRLDDIHKTNDLDIFDLSVYEDCVDPGLCAAGWSDELFKTWNDNSFTVKEDNGAAVVPNDVLNDALIEPGDSVTDEIKSNQDHEQQQQQQQQQQQNQVGGCNCANNPVELITLMRQMSQEIAKISIEQRRQAALNRRRDNIIQKQVERIEALCKEQTANANLVKDIHGLCKKQVAHSETALELLYKLNRLLQLKKSTRIPVAGPSCR; via the exons ATGGAGTCCTACATTTTCG GTACATCTGAGTTAGAAACCATCCGTGCCATTAGGAGCATTGAAGGTTTATCACAACTTTGTGAAG aaactgtggATGCTACGGGGTATTTAAATCCTCTTG GGTTTGAAGTTGTTCCCGGCACCTCTGCCGTtgttgaaccattggatgctaCGTACGCCAACAACGACCAAGCGCCGCAAACATTTACGCCGTGTTTAACAAGCAGTCCTACCCGATCCAATCAAAGCGTCCCAAGGGACATCAGGGTGCCTGTTCCACAAGGAAAACGTGGTAGTTTTGGATCTGGTGGTGCTCAAACATCGCGCTCAAGTAGTGGTAAACGTCTTAGATTGGACGATATCCACAAAACAAacg ATTTGGACATTTTCGATCTGTCGGTGTATGAGGACTGTGTTGATCCTGGTCTGTGCGCCGCTGGATGGTCTGATGAGTTATTTAAAACATGGAATGATAACAGCTTTACAGTAAAGGAGGACAACGGTGCTGCTGTTGTGCCGAATGATGTGTTAAATGATGCTCTGATCGAACCTGGGGACTCTGTTACGGATGAAATAAAATCCAATCAAGATcacgaacaacaacaacaacaacaacaacaacaacaacaaaaccaggtgGGGGGTTGTAATTGTGCTAACAACCCTGTTGAGCTAATAACGTTGATGAGACAGATGTCACAGGAGATCGCTAAAATCTCTATTGAACAGCGTAGGCAGGCTGCTTTAAACCGCAGGCGTGACAATATTATTCAGAAACAGGTTGAACGTATTGAAGCCTTGTGTAAAGAACAAACAGCTAATGCCAATTTAGTTAAGGATATTCATGGTTTGTGTAAGAAACAGGTTGCGCACAGTGAAACAGCGTTAGAATTGTTGTATAAATTAAACAGACTTttgcagttaaaaaaatcaacacgGATCCCTGTTGCAGGGCCGTCTTGTAGataa
- the LOC136676613 gene encoding uncharacterized protein, with protein MESYIFGTSELETIRAIRSIEGLSQLCEETVDATGYLNPLGFEVVPGTSAVVEPLDATYANNDQAPQTFTPCLTSSPTRSNQSVPRDIRVPVPQGKRGSFGSGGAQTSRSSSGKRLRLDDIHKTNDLDIFDLSVYEDCVDPGLCAAGWSDELFKTWNDNSFTVKEDNGAAVVPNDVLNDALIEPGDSVTDEIKSNQDHEQQQQQQQQQQQNQVGGCNCANNPVELITLMRQMSQEIAKISIEQRRQAALNRRRDNIIQKQVERIEALCKEQTANANLVKDIHGLCKKQVAHSETALELLYKLNRLLQVLAGDGGVVDITLRGSSLTSDVNTVLSSRDGYSVDRFSDAIERVMQSNNSIKTDESLALTVSIVVGKNGGVRRKVRDLAHDQGDVDNTAITSQDPGE; from the exons ATGGAGTCCTACATTTTCG GTACATCTGAGTTAGAAACCATCCGTGCCATTAGGAGCATTGAAGGTTTATCACAACTTTGTGAAG aaactgtggATGCTACGGGGTATTTAAATCCTCTTG GGTTTGAAGTTGTTCCCGGCACCTCTGCCGTtgttgaaccattggatgctaCGTACGCCAACAACGACCAAGCGCCGCAAACATTTACGCCGTGTTTAACAAGCAGTCCTACCCGATCCAATCAAAGCGTCCCAAGGGACATCAGGGTGCCTGTTCCACAAGGAAAACGTGGTAGTTTTGGATCTGGTGGTGCTCAAACATCGCGCTCAAGTAGTGGTAAACGTCTTAGATTGGACGATATCCACAAAACAAacg ATTTGGACATTTTCGATCTGTCGGTGTATGAGGACTGTGTTGATCCTGGTCTGTGCGCCGCTGGATGGTCTGATGAGTTATTTAAAACATGGAATGATAACAGCTTTACAGTAAAGGAGGACAACGGTGCTGCTGTTGTGCCGAATGATGTGTTAAATGATGCTCTGATCGAACCTGGGGACTCTGTTACGGATGAAATAAAATCCAATCAAGATcacgaacaacaacaacaacaacaacaacaacaacaacaaaaccaggtgGGGGGTTGTAATTGTGCTAACAACCCTGTTGAGCTAATAACGTTGATGAGACAGATGTCACAGGAGATCGCTAAAATCTCTATTGAACAGCGTAGGCAGGCTGCTTTAAACCGCAGGCGTGACAATATTATTCAGAAACAGGTTGAACGTATTGAAGCCTTGTGTAAAGAACAAACAGCTAATGCCAATTTAGTTAAGGATATTCATGGTTTGTGTAAGAAACAGGTTGCGCACAGTGAAACAGCGTTAGAATTGTTGTATAAATTAAACAGACTTttgca GGTCTTGGCTGGTGATGGCGGTGTTGTCGACATCACCCTAAGAGGTAGTAGTTTAACATCTGATGTAAACACGGTGTTGTCTTCAAGGGATGGTTACAGTGTAGACAGATTTTCAGACGCTATTGAAAgggttatgcagagcaacaacagTATTAAAACGGATGAGAGTTTGGCGCTGACTGTCTCGATAGTCGTGGGTAAAAATGGTGGTGTTCGTCGTAAGGTGCGTGACCTAGCACACGATCAG GGTGATGTCGACAACACCGCCATCACCAGCCAAGACCCTGGAGAATGA